From Manihot esculenta cultivar AM560-2 chromosome 18, M.esculenta_v8, whole genome shotgun sequence:
tgaactttatattatttttgactATGACATTTTTTGTTTATTCACAGATGAGGGGACGTGGAAGGGTTAGCAAGCCCAGAGGACGGGTTCAACTTCCTGCAAGTGCAAGTCAAGAGGACGCGAATACAGATGACGGACATGAGCATGAGGCGCATATACCACGGGCACCGACGGGACTTGGGGATACGGAACTTCAGATATGGGTACCACTTGCATCCAGTGTACAGCCATCTCATATAGATCGATCATATACACCAGTTACACCATCTGCCGATGCACAGCTTCCCCATCCCCTTCCACCACCTCACCGTCACAGTTTACATCCTCACCACCCTACTGCAGCTCCACGACCACCGGTATCACATACACTTTCACCTCATTCTGCATCCCCTTCTGGTACTGCATCCACTAGAGGGACAGGATCTGCATCAGCATCTACTCCATCATCTGCTCCTGCATCTGCTCCAGCATCAGCTGCATCGACCACTGCTGTAGGTGGAACACAGTCATTCAGACATACTATTTCACTCATTAACAACAAGTaataattaattgtttattaatttacaatattttaaatgttaccATTTACTTACTCAAAATTATCTTGTTCATGTAGTTTGCATCCGTCGGAGATGTGCAGCCGCAGGATAACTCTGATAGTGAAAGAAAGATTGGTCGAGGAAGGCCACTGTTGGAAGACTGTGCCCAATGAAACCAAGGAGTTTTATTGGCAGGAATTCAAGGTGAagcatatttattttatcagtTTATCATCTATTTTTGAACTGTTTAATTACTATCTAATCATAAAATGTAATCTTTTTGCAGAAATACTTTCTATGGGACCAAGCAATTGACAGCTTGGTAAAAATTGCCTAGCAGAAAAAGGCAGCTGAGCGATACAGGGGCTTAATGTGGGAAATCCGGAAAGGAAAGGCGAAGAATCTTGCAACCCCTGATTATGTTTTGAGGAAGTGGCAGGAAACTTGGAACACTTCTGAATACAAAGAGAAGTGTGAGAAGTTTTCTACCAATAGGCGCAGTGAGGCTGGAGGTTCAGGATCTGGCATTTCCAGGCACGCATGCGGTTCTGTTTCACAGTACACCCACCAGCGGAGGATGGTATTTcttataacttttattttataattatcttcttataaatattttggttCGATGACAAATGCTACAATTCTTATAATTGGTAACAGAGGGAAAGACTAGGCAGAGAACCACATCCGCATGAGCTTTTTGAGGCCACACATAAGAGAAAGGGGACGGAGGAGTTTGTTGATGCGAGATCAAaagctatttatgtaagttCATCTTAAATGTAGTTATTAACAATTTTGATTGACGTAAATTGTTTTACTTATATgttactttaaaattataatgcaGGATAAATACGTACAGCTGAAGGAGGCTGCTACACATCAACAGGAGGAAAGCAATGAGCCAACGCCCATAAATGAGGCCCAACTGTACTACGAAGCGGTTGGCGGACAGAAAAAGAGTCGAGTTTATGGGTTAGGGTCCCAGGCCTCAGCATATTTTCATGAGCCAGCTCATTGTTCTGCATCATACACGTCTGCACCCCCAGTGGATCCTCCTACAATTGAAACAATGAACATGATGCAGAATAAAATTGATCGGCTAGAGACAGAGAATAGTCGAATTACCACAAGGCTGGACGAGTTACAGACGTTTATGCATAGGATGATGGCACAACAGGGTATTGGGACATCCACTCAGACATCTGGTCCTACGGCACCTCCAGCTCCGTCTCCACAGCAGCGGTGTGATGATGCTCCTGTCATTGGTGATCATCATACAGATAgtgatgatgatacagatgatgagctagctagtttagtttagtatgtACATTTTGTTATGAccagtttataattttttttccaaaatatAATTGTAGTACAAATTCATTacgttttttatatattttaatgagtaATTTAGTTTTGTCTgtttatagtatttttattatatgaatATACAAATAGATGTATATGAATGTACAGGGTACAGGTACAGATGCATGTATATGAGTGTACAGGATATAGATGGATGTGGATGTATATGAATGTGGATGTGAATGTATATGAATATACATGGTACAGATGGATGTATATGGATGTATATGTACAGTTAAAGGGGTAGGGGTAGGGATgtgtaattttgtatttttattcactaacggattagtaaccaaacatccgtcactgtcaccaacggaaaattccgttggtgatccgtcactgtcaccaacggaattttccgttggtgatccgtcactgtcaccaacggaaattccgttggtgatccgtcactgtcaccaacggaaattccgttggtgatccgtcactgtcaccaacggaatttccgttggtgatccgtcactgtcaccaacggaaaattccgttggtgatccgtcactGTCACTCACGGGTACAAATTTCCGTTAGTAATTAAAATTACCAACGAGGATTTTCCCGACGGACTTAGTCCGTCACAGATCCATTGGTGATCCGTTTCACCAACGGAATATCAGTATTTACCAACGGAATTATCCGTTGGTAATTTAGGATTTTCTTGTAGTGTATAGCCACATTTCTAACAGAATTAAAATAAtgtacataatttattttaactttttatttcaactttttttattttgtataaaaataaaattagccataattctgaaaaaaaataaaaaataaaatttaaaaattattttaattttttccaaaataaaacttaattataTCTTTGAAAAAAGTTAATATAATATgcagaaattatttttattttttaaattctgtaaaattaaaattaaatttataacttttattttgaagttaactttttttttttatgtgtttctATAATTAGGAGTATAGTTTACAAAAATGAGAAgtgtttaatttataaattgattgattttttttttaattttttttatcatttgaaatgtaatattaaatttaattaaattaattttatttaatttatgtttttcaaTTGTAGTTTTATTATTTCAGTAAAATATAAACATGCAAATGACTTACTGTTAGACATGAATGAatgactttttaattatattttatagctAGTAggcaattaaataatttataatggtTAACCAGTTAGTGACATTGGATTGAACTGGTTTGGGATTGCTAaaccaaataattatttttatgagaataaaactgatttgaatttaaatttaatttaaaccaaCTATTAAATAGCCCTAGTCAATCGGAAATTATCCATATAGTAAGCTAAGTTGTAAACTATAATTGAAGttattaggggtgagcagtattgtATTCAATCAAAAAtcgattgaattgaattaattcagaaattcagttcagttttttatttattttaatttgatttgatttttaatttaaaattttttattatttctattcaattcaattttagtaaaaataaatagaaaaatcaaaccgaatcgattaatgataataatatattattttttataatataaagagtttagatcataattaatattgaaatatttcaattaaattttaaaatattaaaaataaaatgtaaaaaataaaaagtctattaaaaaATCCAactaatcaaattgaattaaatcgaaccaaatcagataattcaatttaatttaatttttatttaaaatcaatttaagtcaaaaaatactttaaaattcacaaaaatataattaaataagccTATTTTGTAGCTAAATCCTTTATACTATAACATAAAAACAGTGAtcgaatttattaattaaattattaaaataaataattaattatttgaattattaaTGATGAAATTACtcgtttatttattaataaaaaatcataattatatttttagtttttatagtgtttatatttttagtttttatagtGTTTATGGGACATTGAGTAGTTCTTTGCGACGGAATTTTTACCTTTTAATAACTGCATTCTTATGAACTGCTTTTATATTTAGACATTTTTAAActgagtttgattttgaatgattgtaattttttgttaaattttagaATTGACATTTCTGTTAAATAAATTCGTTGTCATATCACTCCAACTGCTCATACTTTAGttagaaaatatattaagaATGATTATTTCTCTATTTGAGATGATATCCCTccttatttgatgaaattttgttAATACTACTatcaattttactttaaaaaaaatagacatTGAAAAGCATTTTTTTACATGGTACAATAACCTGCTCTCTAATTAAGATGAGCTTTTAGCTATTTCTTACTTTAATTGTTAGATTTCCtttttattatgaattaaataggaagaaattatttagtttggacttgaaactaataattaaaaatagagcAAGCAATGGAAATCgcctaaaataaataattcgTTTCGGACATTGTGATTAATATCACAAGAATTGTTTCACCCTACGTAAAAGCCAACTGATAACATTCTAGGGGATAacaaaaatattatcaaaaccATATATGGGGAATGGACTCTGTTTTGTCCTTTTCAGGTGGTGTATTGTTAGAGGATTCCTCAAACTCTGACAATTTCATGCCATAATCTTCATTTGGATTTTTCGGCCATTTTAGGTTGGCCTCCTCTACCTTTTTACTATCTTCAAACCTGGAACAAATTTTCTTATCACTCATCTCCTGTAtatcttgctttctttttgcCAACACTTCTCTAACTTCTTGATCATTCCTTTGTTGATTTTTAACCGGATTAaatgcaataaaaaaataaaaaaaataaaattttccatGAACATGAATATGTTCAAAAAAGTAATAAAACgtagagaaaataatttttcttttattttttttcagcaAAAATGTAAAATCGTTCGTGTCGGTTGAGTTGTCGCAAATCAAATATCGTCCAAGTGTACAATGTCTAATAATATCCATACAAAATACCAATAGAAAAATCTTATAATGATTTTAAGAGTTGAGAATGAGAAAAGTTTTAACTGTTAGGTCTTAATTTTTATGTGAATTCTGACGATTCACAATTGTTAATACTCACATGCTCTCATAAGAGACCCTTATATACTAATCCCCTAGGGtttagtataaaattatttatttaacatattaaataaataaattacaaatatagTCCACGACTTTAATAAACAAATTATAtaaatcttaaaataattttaattaaatttctaattaattaattatgataaaatctTAATCcttttaaattacaattttatactAATATCATAAAAGTTATATCCAATCAAATCCTACTTGATTTGACTtcttatttcatttttctttatatGAACCAGTTcacttttaatattaattttcctTCATATTTATTTCCTCCGCCGTTCCCCAACAAAAGACTCTCCATTGCTTTTTTAGATTCGAATTAACTTTGAActctctatattttttatttatggtGGATATGAGATTTAGCATTAAGCTATACTCCtaagattttatttgtttattatcATTCTACTTAATTTATATAGTCTTCCATCGTATTAtactattttataatattataattaaatattaatttaatataataattaatcatcaaatttttaatagataataaagtaaattaaatataaaatttaaataaatttaacagcTTTTATTAATTGCTATTATACTAATAAGATTAGTCTGATAGtaattacatttaaataaatttaagagattttaaattttactcttacaatttctaattttcaattaaaaaaaaaaaaaattaagccgCTGTCataattgtaaaaataataatttttatgattttttaatgatttttttatttaatttttactctttttataagaaaaataatttattattatttttttatatctattgattttcaaaaaaaataaagaaaataattcaaaatatagGCTTTTCATTCTatcattcattttaattttaaataaaataaatttttaatttttaacattaaaattattataatttcattaataatagatattttaaaagtgaataatataatatttattcgtttataatttttttgaaaacatcaataatatataaatttattaaatttttataagtaaaaaattatatttaaattaaattatctttaaatattataatttttaaaaaataatccttataattttacaaattaatctttatttattataatatttatattttttataaattgttttcaATTCCTAAACTATAAGTTAAAAATATctacaattttttattataaaaaaatctatccATGGCaactttataataataataataattattattaaacttatttcacttgaataaaaatataaaaatttaaattgaattttttaaaaaattgcaaaTTAAGAGAAAGCGAcaaagttattaaaaaatatttgaaaaaggagaaatactagCAGATACAATCAATATAACTGATATACCTAACTAATTAACCATGCttataattaaagaaataaattttgagtaaatcattaaaatttaaaataaattaatattaaaaatatctttttttgaaatagtattaaaaatattttaaataatatatgttgtcgatatatgtatatatatacaagtagaaactaaaaatttatttgggAATAAATGATttcactaaaatttaattaaatttaattttttataatattttttatttaatatgaaagaatttattattttaatttataacatttttgtttttaaagaaaataaagttagacatgattttgtaataatttatttaattttttatttacaaaataaatcatgaaggactaaagatttttaaaaaaataataagggaCATCAAactatttaactatttaaaatgtaaaaaaattaaaatgtattattaaaaataaaaaataaaaaataatatataactattttcaaaaaataatgaaaatatgtaaaattaaaatgtattattaaaaacgaaaaatataaaaataatatataactatattcaaaaaataatgaaaatatgtaaaattaaaatcatctaTTCTATCTGGTACACTGGGCAACTAAATAGTGTAGGTTCATCATTGTCAAATAATATCCCGCCAGATTCTATATCTAGATTTATGAAACCCAAATGCTTGcagttcaaaataaaaaaagatttatgtttatggctgggttgttgaagaactctggagcagaacacgCGCAAATAGAGAAGGCAAAAGGTATCGTTG
This genomic window contains:
- the LOC122722453 gene encoding uncharacterized protein LOC122722453 is translated as MWEIRKGKAKNLATPDYVLRKWQETWNTSEYKEKCEKFSTNRRSEAGGSGSGISRHACGSVSQYTHQRRMRERLGREPHPHELFEATHKRKGTEEFVDARSKAIYDKYVQLKEAATHQQEESNEPTPINEAQLYYEAVGGQKKSRVYGLGSQASAYFHEPAHCSASYTSAPPVDPPTIETMNMMQNKIDRLETENSRITTRLDELQTFMHRMMAQQGIGTSTQTSGPTAPPAPSPQQRCDDAPVIGDHHTDSDDDTDDELASLV